Proteins found in one Desulfobacteraceae bacterium genomic segment:
- a CDS encoding U32 family peptidase yields the protein MKLSLAANYDSALIAELKAYPVEEVFGKLPSDFAGGGRPSYMGGSLSPRDLARYVALLAESGIAFNYLLNASCMGNREWGRGFQKKLTELLESLGQMGVKRLTVSTPFLLEAIKARFPEFYVKVGIYAQVDTPRRARFWEDLGADAITLESFSINRDFRRLTAIREAVGCELQLIANHPCLPNCPMQAYHQNGFAHGSDRSRRLFIDYCFLRCTRQRLEDPSLFIKAAWIRPEDIAAYEALGIGTFKLLERNIPSGELLKRVKAYSRRSFQGNLAEILLPYGFKETPRRGVFWAARHFLRPLQINPLKIKELHRLVQSQGMLFPLGQSPIRIDAARIPADFIAGFRDRDCAVRECNRCRYCEEIAQRAVVVDEDFRRRALVQFDRIETAMLNGSLWGVKRACS from the coding sequence ATGAAGCTATCCCTGGCGGCCAACTACGACAGCGCCCTGATTGCGGAGCTGAAAGCCTATCCGGTGGAAGAGGTCTTCGGCAAGCTTCCCAGCGACTTCGCGGGCGGCGGCAGGCCGAGCTATATGGGGGGATCGCTCTCGCCACGCGATCTGGCGCGCTACGTCGCGCTGCTGGCCGAAAGCGGGATCGCCTTCAACTACCTGCTCAATGCCTCGTGCATGGGCAATCGTGAATGGGGACGGGGTTTCCAGAAAAAATTGACGGAACTGCTGGAAAGCCTCGGGCAGATGGGGGTGAAGCGGCTGACCGTGTCCACGCCATTTCTGCTGGAGGCGATCAAGGCGCGCTTCCCGGAGTTTTACGTCAAGGTGGGGATCTACGCCCAGGTGGATACCCCTCGGCGGGCGCGGTTTTGGGAGGACCTGGGGGCCGACGCGATCACCCTCGAGAGTTTTTCGATCAACCGCGATTTCCGCCGTCTGACCGCTATCCGGGAGGCCGTGGGCTGCGAGCTGCAGCTCATTGCCAACCACCCCTGTCTTCCCAACTGCCCGATGCAGGCCTACCACCAGAACGGCTTTGCCCACGGGTCGGACCGCTCGCGGCGGCTCTTCATCGACTACTGTTTCCTGCGCTGCACGCGCCAGAGGCTCGAAGACCCCTCCCTGTTCATCAAGGCGGCCTGGATCCGGCCGGAGGATATCGCGGCCTACGAGGCGTTGGGGATTGGGACCTTCAAGCTGCTGGAGCGCAACATCCCCTCCGGGGAGCTTCTCAAGCGGGTGAAGGCTTACAGCCGGCGCAGTTTTCAGGGCAATCTGGCCGAGATCCTGCTGCCTTACGGGTTCAAGGAGACACCGCGGCGGGGGGTTTTCTGGGCCGCTCGTCATTTTCTGAGGCCGCTGCAGATCAATCCGCTCAAAATCAAAGAGTTGCACCGTTTGGTGCAAAGCCAGGGGATGCTCTTCCCCCTTGGCCAAAGCCCGATTCGGATCGATGCGGCGCGGATCCCGGCGGATTTTATCGCGGGCTTCAGGGACCGCGACTGCGCCGTACGCGAATGCAACCGCTGCCGCTACTGCGAAGAAATCGCGCAGCGGGCCGTTGTTGTGGATGAAGACTTCAGGCGGCGGGCTCTAGTGCAGTTCGACCGGATTGAAACCGCGATGCTAAACGGGAGCTTGTGGGGTGTTAAAAGAGCGTGCAGCTGA
- a CDS encoding DUF6504 family protein: MAIERLVSEAVAPLTATADTAAMAVGASGLPRQFRWRGRTVTVAAVLRTWRQTGPCRHGSPERYVRRHWYEVATVSDGIMKLYFQRQPRGRRKGARWWLFSIRGGQTGTAPNQGPAGGPSR; this comes from the coding sequence ATGGCGATCGAACGCCTGGTCAGCGAGGCCGTCGCGCCGCTGACCGCGACGGCCGACACCGCCGCCATGGCCGTCGGGGCCTCCGGCCTGCCGCGCCAGTTTCGCTGGCGGGGCCGGACCGTCACCGTGGCGGCCGTGCTGCGCACCTGGCGTCAAACCGGCCCATGCCGCCACGGCAGCCCCGAGCGCTACGTCCGGAGGCACTGGTACGAGGTGGCCACGGTTTCGGACGGCATCATGAAGCTCTACTTCCAAAGACAGCCGCGCGGCCGGCGGAAAGGCGCGCGCTGGTGGCTGTTCAGCATCCGCGGGGGGCAGACCGGCACGGCGCCAAACCAAGGGCCTGCAGGAGGCCCGTCCCGATGA
- a CDS encoding nicotinate phosphoribosyltransferase — protein sequence MLDITATYTDQYEIAMGQGYFLAGRQAEYAVFDYFFRKNPFGGGYTVFAGLPDLLAVLENLRFDRKDLDFLRAQEFHPDYLAYLKDFRFRGTLYAPPEGDLAFPTRPMLRVEGLLIETQIIETLLLNILNFQSLIATKASRIRHVAKDGVLIDFGLRRAQGLGGYHASRAAVVGGFDATSNARAARDFNLQPSGTMAHSYVQSHESELAAFRSFAAARPNDCVLLVDTYDTLQSGVPNAITVAREMEKKGQRLKAIRLDSGDLAYLAKRSRAMLDAAGLQVVKIAASNQLDEYVIRSLMSQGAPIDVFGVGTNLVIGRPDAALDGVYKMAAVGDRPVIKLSENVSKITLPAKKQVWRVIDRDGLFLGADVVGLLDEGEIPRMHHPFVPHQSFAIAGYETEPLLQMVMDRGRIVRDPPSLSQTARYCRERLDRLPAEYKRFENPHIYKVGLSGELKALRDRLIAQHRK from the coding sequence ATGCTCGATATCACGGCCACATACACCGACCAGTACGAAATCGCCATGGGGCAGGGCTATTTTCTGGCCGGCCGCCAGGCGGAGTACGCGGTTTTCGACTATTTTTTCCGCAAAAACCCGTTCGGAGGCGGCTATACGGTTTTCGCCGGGTTGCCGGATTTGCTGGCGGTACTGGAGAATTTGCGCTTCGACCGGAAGGACCTGGACTTTCTGCGGGCCCAGGAATTCCACCCCGACTATCTGGCGTATCTGAAAGATTTCCGTTTCAGGGGGACACTCTACGCGCCCCCCGAGGGCGATCTGGCCTTTCCGACGCGCCCGATGCTGAGAGTCGAGGGACTGCTGATCGAGACCCAGATCATCGAGACCCTGCTGCTCAACATCCTCAATTTTCAATCGCTGATCGCCACCAAGGCCAGTCGCATCCGTCATGTGGCCAAGGACGGCGTGCTGATCGATTTCGGACTGCGCCGTGCCCAGGGCCTGGGCGGCTACCACGCCAGCCGCGCGGCGGTGGTCGGCGGGTTCGACGCCACCAGCAACGCCCGCGCGGCCCGGGATTTCAACCTGCAGCCCTCCGGCACCATGGCCCATTCCTATGTGCAGAGCCACGAAAGCGAGCTGGCGGCCTTTCGCAGCTTCGCCGCCGCGCGCCCCAATGACTGCGTGCTGCTGGTGGACACTTACGACACCCTGCAAAGCGGCGTGCCCAATGCCATCACCGTGGCCCGGGAGATGGAAAAAAAAGGACAGCGCCTTAAAGCCATCCGCTTGGACAGCGGGGACCTGGCCTATCTGGCAAAACGGAGCCGCGCCATGCTGGACGCCGCGGGTCTGCAGGTGGTCAAAATCGCGGCCTCCAACCAACTCGATGAGTACGTCATCCGAAGCCTGATGTCACAGGGGGCGCCCATCGACGTCTTCGGCGTCGGCACCAACCTGGTCATCGGCCGGCCCGATGCGGCGCTTGATGGGGTTTACAAGATGGCCGCGGTCGGTGACCGGCCGGTGATCAAACTTTCGGAGAACGTCTCCAAGATCACCCTGCCGGCCAAAAAGCAGGTCTGGCGTGTGATTGACCGTGACGGGCTGTTTCTGGGGGCGGATGTCGTCGGGCTTCTGGATGAAGGCGAGATTCCCCGGATGCACCATCCCTTTGTTCCCCATCAATCCTTCGCCATTGCGGGATATGAGACCGAGCCGCTGCTGCAGATGGTGATGGATCGGGGCCGGATCGTCCGCGATCCGCCCTCCCTCTCCCAGACGGCCCGCTACTGCCGGGAGCGGCTGGACCGGCTGCCCGCGGAATACAAACGCTTCGAAAACCCCCACATCTACAAAGTCGGTCTCAGCGGCGAGCTCAAGGCCCTCAGGGATCGCTTGATCGCGCAGCACAGAAAGTGA
- a CDS encoding DUF4198 domain-containing protein, with the protein MQKSQSLVAVVAAALLMLTAAPVLAHFGALIPSSAIVTQDDPKTVTIEVKFIHPLEQHFMEMVKPKQFAVMHAEQKTDLLASLKEAKGNGPDQAEKFTFWTADFPIKRPGDYTFFVEPTPYWEPAEDLYIVHYTKVCVNALGLEEGWDQPVGLETEIVPMTRPYGLWTNNLFTGQVLLKGKPAPFAEVEIEYLNASPGNTGVVVPPADPYVTQVVKADANGVFSYAMPRAGWWGFSALSEADWTIDHEGQKKNVEIGAVYWVHTRDMK; encoded by the coding sequence ATGCAGAAGAGTCAATCGTTGGTTGCAGTCGTTGCGGCGGCCCTGTTGATGCTCACGGCCGCTCCGGTTCTGGCCCATTTCGGCGCCCTGATCCCCTCCAGCGCCATCGTTACCCAGGATGACCCCAAGACGGTGACCATCGAGGTCAAGTTCATCCATCCACTTGAGCAGCACTTCATGGAAATGGTCAAGCCAAAGCAGTTCGCCGTGATGCACGCCGAGCAGAAGACCGATCTTCTGGCCAGCTTGAAAGAGGCCAAGGGAAACGGCCCCGACCAGGCCGAGAAATTCACTTTCTGGACCGCCGACTTCCCGATCAAACGGCCGGGGGATTATACCTTCTTTGTCGAGCCGACCCCCTACTGGGAGCCAGCCGAGGACCTTTACATCGTCCACTACACCAAGGTCTGCGTTAACGCCCTGGGTCTTGAGGAAGGCTGGGACCAGCCGGTCGGACTGGAGACCGAGATCGTTCCCATGACCCGCCCCTACGGCCTGTGGACTAACAACCTCTTCACCGGTCAGGTGCTCCTCAAGGGCAAACCCGCCCCCTTTGCCGAGGTGGAGATCGAGTATCTCAATGCCTCCCCCGGCAACACCGGGGTGGTAGTGCCGCCGGCGGACCCTTACGTGACCCAGGTGGTCAAGGCCGATGCCAACGGGGTCTTCAGCTACGCCATGCCCCGGGCCGGCTGGTGGGGGTTTTCAGCCCTGAGCGAAGCCGATTGGACCATCGACCACGAGGGACAAAAGAAGAACGTCGAGATCGGCGCGGTCTACTGGGTGCACACCCGGGATATGAAATGA
- a CDS encoding carboxypeptidase-like regulatory domain-containing protein: MKIPKTLAVCILVSLLLGGTASAHKVNLFAYAEAGTVHTESYFPDGRPVADGKVMVYDSGEALLLEGRTDPEGLFSFPIPKVDDLNIVLDASMGHKASFTLKKAEVEAGK, encoded by the coding sequence ATGAAAATTCCGAAAACGCTGGCCGTTTGCATCCTGGTGTCGCTCCTGCTGGGCGGCACCGCATCGGCCCACAAGGTCAATCTCTTCGCCTATGCCGAGGCGGGCACGGTCCATACCGAGAGCTATTTTCCGGACGGACGGCCGGTTGCCGACGGCAAGGTGATGGTCTATGACAGCGGCGAGGCCCTGCTGCTGGAGGGACGGACGGACCCGGAGGGCCTGTTCAGCTTCCCCATTCCCAAGGTCGATGACCTGAACATCGTCCTGGACGCCAGCATGGGACACAAGGCCAGCTTCACGCTTAAAAAAGCCGAGGTGGAGGCCGGCAAATGA
- the cbiM gene encoding cobalt transporter CbiM: protein MHISDGVLPISVTVGGYAASAALAAWSARRTRSEELPKVAVVTAAFFVASLIHVPFGPTSVHLLIPGLAGALLGPSAFLAIGLGLLLQSMLFQFGGLTALGANTLMMGVPALLCGVFFQRFKGRSRRRQSIIGGLAGALGTALAALVLALLLATGGEDFFGVAKIALAAHVPVVVIEGLVSAFTIGFLARVKPALLEPAFVETRKAVHA from the coding sequence ATGCACATCTCCGATGGGGTTCTCCCGATTTCCGTGACAGTCGGCGGCTATGCCGCCAGCGCCGCCCTGGCCGCCTGGAGCGCCCGCCGCACCCGCAGCGAAGAGCTGCCCAAGGTGGCGGTGGTGACGGCGGCCTTCTTCGTGGCCTCCCTGATTCACGTCCCCTTCGGGCCCACCAGCGTCCACCTGCTCATCCCGGGCCTGGCCGGCGCCCTGCTCGGGCCGTCGGCCTTCCTTGCCATCGGTCTCGGCCTGCTCTTGCAAAGCATGCTCTTTCAGTTCGGCGGGCTGACCGCCCTGGGTGCCAACACCCTGATGATGGGGGTGCCCGCCCTGCTCTGCGGGGTTTTCTTCCAGCGGTTCAAGGGCCGCAGCCGGCGGCGGCAGTCGATCATCGGCGGGCTTGCCGGCGCTTTGGGGACCGCCCTGGCCGCCCTGGTCCTGGCCCTGCTCCTGGCCACCGGCGGCGAGGACTTTTTCGGGGTGGCCAAGATCGCCCTGGCGGCCCACGTGCCGGTGGTGGTCATCGAGGGGCTGGTCAGCGCCTTTACCATCGGCTTCCTGGCCAGGGTCAAACCGGCGCTGTTGGAGCCGGCTTTCGTCGAGACCCGGAAAGCGGTTCATGCCTGA
- the cbiQ gene encoding cobalt ECF transporter T component CbiQ — MPEVTEVVLAAWQFTALLLAPLAILAAAAAGLRRLVRPRGAQTEDPDWSVPPLADAGGATLFHRWDIRCKLLTLIVYSFIVASLGRVAPALAAVAVSLLALVLARASWERVLMRLLAISGFVAMLLVVMPLTAPARPGDTVLVVGGVDWIGFNLRGLAKALAIVAKAVAIALLMEPLLTTAPLPVTLHGLTKLGAPDMVGQMVLLSHRYLHVFRHEAERMAAGMRVRGFRKRTDLETLRAVANFLGMLFVRSFERTERVFDAMRARGYRGRFPAPAELRMQKADLALAFAWLAIGAVLVAYDRLGG, encoded by the coding sequence ATGCCTGAAGTGACGGAGGTCGTCCTGGCCGCCTGGCAGTTTACCGCACTGCTGCTGGCTCCGTTGGCCATCCTGGCGGCGGCGGCCGCCGGCCTGCGCCGTCTGGTGCGCCCGCGCGGGGCCCAGACCGAGGACCCGGACTGGTCGGTCCCCCCCCTGGCCGACGCTGGGGGCGCAACCCTCTTCCACCGCTGGGACATCCGCTGCAAGCTCCTGACCCTGATCGTGTACAGCTTTATCGTGGCGTCCCTCGGCCGTGTGGCCCCGGCCCTGGCCGCCGTGGCGGTCTCGCTGCTGGCCCTGGTGCTGGCGCGCGCATCCTGGGAGCGTGTATTGATGCGCCTTCTGGCCATCAGCGGATTTGTGGCCATGCTGCTGGTGGTCATGCCCCTGACCGCCCCGGCCCGCCCCGGCGACACGGTCCTGGTGGTCGGCGGAGTGGACTGGATCGGCTTCAACCTGCGCGGCCTCGCCAAGGCCCTCGCCATCGTCGCCAAGGCCGTGGCCATCGCGCTTTTGATGGAGCCGCTGCTGACAACGGCCCCCCTGCCGGTCACCCTCCACGGGCTGACGAAGCTGGGGGCGCCGGACATGGTCGGCCAGATGGTGCTGCTCAGCCACCGCTACCTGCACGTCTTCCGCCACGAGGCCGAGCGCATGGCCGCCGGCATGCGGGTACGCGGCTTCCGCAAACGGACCGACCTGGAGACCCTGCGGGCTGTGGCCAATTTTCTGGGGATGCTTTTCGTGCGAAGCTTCGAGCGGACCGAACGGGTCTTCGACGCCATGCGCGCCCGGGGCTACCGGGGGCGCTTCCCGGCCCCGGCCGAGCTGCGGATGCAAAAGGCCGATCTCGCGCTGGCATTCGCCTGGCTGGCGATCGGTGCGGTTCTGGTGGCCTATGACCGGCTGGGCGGATGA
- a CDS encoding ATP-binding cassette domain-containing protein, protein MTHDPLPELQRPAPEQTLFSLRGLAYRYADGTPALTGIDLDVYPGDRMALVGHNGSGKTTLVKQLCGLLTPSAGEVFYRGRPLDGEHLDRARLEIGLLFQDPDDQLFGHTLIDDAAFGPRNQGLARTPAEAAARLALERVGLAQLAYKAPHNLSFGQKKRAALAGLLAMRPEVLILDEPTTNLDPRQEEIFLDLLRKFAGTLICISHDLIFLYELCERAVVIERGRIHHDYSLRELVSQRDSLRAHGLDFSFRLAAEAPLPLDPGQAKPVRRPSAEPSGNPADPPLVSLGDYRYRYPDGTRALAGVDLDIHRGERLAIVGENGAGKTTLLACLLGLRPGEGAFHFAGEPVTAGRRKSLWRRVGMVFQDCADQLFCPSVAEEVAFGLKRLGCSAAETRERTAAALARVRLSGFEARVPLHLSGGERKRLALACVLAMAPELLILDEPTAGLDPAGEELLLDILAGLDATLLLVSHDMFFVGELTRRTLVMHQGRIACDLPTREFMRDEALGNLNGLAFIYRRDCGTAIRELQHEHEHSHPHRHRHAHPHRHGETLHAHPHEHVHEHPHRFAHRHPGGDAVHEHPPERCHEHDHPGHAAEPHDHEHE, encoded by the coding sequence ATGACCCATGACCCATTACCGGAGCTGCAGCGGCCGGCGCCCGAGCAGACCCTCTTCAGCCTGCGGGGCCTCGCCTACCGTTACGCCGACGGCACCCCGGCCCTGACGGGCATCGATCTCGACGTATATCCGGGGGACCGGATGGCCCTGGTGGGCCACAACGGCTCCGGCAAGACGACCCTGGTCAAGCAGCTCTGCGGACTTCTGACACCTTCGGCCGGGGAGGTCTTCTACCGCGGGCGGCCGCTCGACGGGGAACATCTCGACCGGGCCCGGCTGGAGATCGGCCTGCTCTTTCAGGACCCCGACGACCAGCTATTCGGCCACACCCTGATCGACGACGCGGCCTTCGGGCCCCGCAACCAGGGGTTGGCGCGAACCCCTGCGGAGGCGGCCGCGCGCCTGGCACTAGAACGGGTCGGGTTGGCGCAGCTGGCCTACAAGGCCCCCCACAACCTCAGCTTCGGCCAGAAAAAGCGCGCGGCCCTGGCCGGGCTGCTGGCCATGCGGCCCGAGGTCTTGATCCTGGACGAGCCCACCACCAACCTCGACCCCCGCCAGGAGGAGATCTTCCTCGACCTGCTGCGGAAATTTGCGGGGACCCTGATCTGCATCAGCCACGACCTGATCTTTCTCTACGAGCTCTGCGAGCGGGCCGTAGTGATCGAGCGCGGCCGCATCCACCACGACTACAGCCTGCGGGAGCTCGTCTCCCAGCGGGACTCGCTGCGCGCGCACGGACTGGACTTCTCATTCAGGCTGGCCGCGGAGGCGCCGCTGCCTTTGGATCCCGGCCAAGCCAAACCGGTCCGCCGGCCGTCCGCCGAACCCTCCGGAAACCCCGCGGACCCGCCCCTGGTTTCCCTGGGGGATTATCGCTACCGTTATCCCGACGGCACCCGGGCCCTGGCGGGCGTCGATCTCGATATCCATCGCGGGGAGCGTCTGGCCATCGTCGGCGAGAACGGGGCCGGCAAGACCACCCTGCTCGCCTGCCTGCTGGGCCTGCGCCCGGGCGAGGGGGCCTTCCACTTCGCCGGCGAGCCGGTGACCGCGGGGCGCCGCAAATCCCTCTGGCGCCGGGTGGGCATGGTCTTCCAGGACTGCGCCGACCAGCTCTTCTGCCCGAGCGTTGCCGAGGAGGTCGCCTTCGGCCTCAAGCGCCTGGGGTGTTCGGCGGCCGAGACCCGCGAGCGGACCGCCGCCGCCCTGGCCCGGGTGCGCCTCTCGGGGTTCGAGGCGCGGGTCCCGCTGCACCTTTCCGGCGGCGAACGCAAACGCCTGGCCCTGGCCTGCGTGCTCGCCATGGCGCCCGAGCTTCTGATCCTGGACGAGCCCACCGCAGGCTTGGACCCCGCGGGGGAGGAACTGTTGCTGGACATCTTGGCCGGCCTTGACGCAACCCTGCTCCTGGTCAGCCACGACATGTTTTTCGTGGGGGAGTTGACCCGCCGGACCCTGGTCATGCACCAGGGCAGGATCGCCTGCGATCTCCCCACCCGGGAATTCATGCGCGACGAGGCCCTCGGCAACCTCAACGGCCTCGCCTTCATCTACCGCCGGGACTGCGGCACCGCCATCCGGGAGCTGCAGCACGAGCACGAGCACAGCCACCCCCACCGGCACCGCCACGCCCACCCCCACCGCCACGGCGAAACCCTGCACGCCCATCCCCATGAGCATGTCCACGAGCACCCGCACCGCTTCGCCCACCGGCACCCCGGCGGCGACGCGGTCCATGAGCACCCTCCCGAGCGCTGCCACGAGCACGACCACCCGGGGCACGCGGCCGAACCCCACGATCACGAACACGAGTGA
- a CDS encoding flavin reductase family protein produces the protein MPPLKIERRRGPKAAPGSTPKQAWKPGNLLAPIPAVLVSCGGLDGWQANLITIAWTGSVCSDPVMLSIAVRPERHSHRVIRATGEFVVNLPSARQVQTVDWCGMVSGRSVDKFSATGLTADAALKVRCPVVRECPLNIECRVREALALGSHTLFLAEVLAVQVDPALLDGKGRLCLDRAGLLAFGHGEYFALGRSLGRFGFSVRRRRHRV, from the coding sequence ATGCCGCCACTAAAGATTGAGCGCCGCCGCGGCCCCAAGGCCGCCCCCGGTTCCACCCCGAAGCAGGCCTGGAAGCCGGGCAATCTGCTGGCGCCCATTCCGGCGGTTCTGGTGAGCTGCGGCGGGTTGGATGGCTGGCAGGCCAATCTCATCACCATCGCCTGGACCGGCAGCGTCTGCAGCGACCCGGTGATGCTCTCCATCGCGGTCCGCCCCGAGCGCCATTCCCACAGGGTCATCCGGGCGACCGGCGAGTTCGTGGTCAACCTGCCATCGGCGCGCCAGGTGCAGACCGTCGACTGGTGCGGGATGGTCTCCGGGCGCAGTGTGGACAAGTTCTCTGCCACCGGCCTGACCGCGGATGCGGCCCTCAAGGTGCGCTGCCCCGTGGTGCGGGAGTGCCCGCTGAACATCGAGTGCCGGGTGCGTGAGGCGCTGGCCCTGGGGTCGCACACGCTTTTTCTCGCCGAGGTGCTCGCCGTGCAGGTGGACCCGGCGCTGCTGGACGGCAAGGGGCGCCTTTGCCTGGACCGCGCCGGGCTGCTGGCCTTCGGGCACGGGGAGTATTTCGCGCTGGGCCGCAGCCTGGGCCGGTTCGGGTTCTCGGTCCGCCGGCGCCGGCACAGGGTATAG
- a CDS encoding AI-2E family transporter — translation MLTDHFAGLTPPARGLIVAGALALVLFVARMAAPFLAPLLLAVFIAIVATPALHWMRRLGMPKWAALGVITFVLVDIGSLLALLTTGALEGFRERLPTYQERFLLLGEQFGRWMEALGAEGSRQAIPELLDPGKVVVGIRFLLSNAGGFFATGLLVLLAVVFILLEAGTVPAKLRAAFHLTEAGDERLKRLGDVIKRYMLIKSLTSLATAFCVWFWLYALGIDFVVLWSVLAFFLNFVPVVGNIVMMIPPVLIALVQTDLQTTLLVAVGFLVINTGIGSVLEPRIMGKGLGISSLVVFVALLFWGWLFGVVGMFLAVPLTMAVIIALDASPHTRPLAILLGPAIRETAAPVAAPPDGAAVEASPADG, via the coding sequence CTGGTGTTGTTCGTGGCGCGGATGGCCGCGCCGTTTCTCGCCCCCCTGCTGCTGGCGGTTTTCATCGCGATCGTCGCCACCCCGGCCTTGCACTGGATGCGGCGGCTCGGGATGCCCAAGTGGGCCGCCCTGGGCGTGATCACCTTCGTGCTGGTGGATATCGGCAGTCTGTTGGCGCTGCTGACCACCGGTGCGCTGGAGGGTTTCCGAGAGCGCCTGCCCACCTATCAGGAGCGCTTCCTGCTGCTCGGCGAACAATTCGGCCGCTGGATGGAGGCCCTGGGCGCCGAGGGCTCGCGCCAGGCCATTCCCGAGCTACTCGACCCGGGCAAAGTGGTCGTCGGCATACGTTTTCTGCTCTCCAACGCCGGCGGCTTCTTCGCCACCGGCCTCCTGGTCTTGCTCGCCGTGGTCTTCATCCTGCTGGAAGCGGGCACCGTGCCCGCCAAGCTGCGGGCCGCCTTTCATCTGACCGAGGCCGGCGACGAACGTCTCAAGCGGCTCGGGGACGTGATCAAACGCTACATGCTGATCAAGAGCCTGACCAGCCTGGCGACCGCGTTTTGCGTCTGGTTCTGGCTGTATGCCCTCGGCATCGACTTCGTCGTGCTCTGGAGCGTGCTGGCCTTCTTTCTGAACTTCGTGCCGGTGGTCGGCAACATCGTGATGATGATTCCGCCGGTCCTGATCGCGCTGGTGCAGACGGACCTGCAAACGACGCTGCTGGTCGCGGTCGGCTTCCTGGTGATCAACACCGGCATCGGCAGCGTCCTGGAGCCCCGGATCATGGGCAAGGGGCTCGGCATCTCTAGCCTGGTGGTGTTCGTGGCCCTGCTCTTCTGGGGCTGGCTGTTCGGCGTCGTCGGCATGTTCCTGGCCGTTCCGCTCACCATGGCGGTGATCATCGCCCTGGACGCGAGCCCCCACACCCGCCCCCTGGCCATTTTGCTGGGTCCGGCGATCCGGGAAACGGCCGCCCCCGTCGCGGCGCCGCCAGACGGGGCGGCTGTGGAAGCCTCCCCAGCGGATGGCTGA